One genomic segment of Fundulus heteroclitus isolate FHET01 chromosome 10, MU-UCD_Fhet_4.1, whole genome shotgun sequence includes these proteins:
- the abcc3 gene encoding canalicular multispecific organic anion transporter 2 isoform X1: protein MERLCGAKLPFWVANETFHRDRPDLSECFQLSVLAWLPCIFLWAAFPCYFYYLRRSKRGYIMMSLLNRFKTAFGLLLWIVCWIDLFYTFYEMRLSHSRPPIYFITPLVLGMTMLLATFLIQYERLRGVQSSGVLFIFWFLSVLCAIVPFRSKILKAYSQTDVPDKLRFTTFYFYFGLILLELILCCFNEKPPLFSSVVTDPNPCPETTAGFLSTVTFWWFTSLAIKGYKVPLEAKDLWSLNQRDSSGNMVPKLLKEWDKEQAKAKSSEQSLTSQAVYAKPQSSTTNHVSGGTGANESSPEEAEVLLSSHQAAPHQPSFLRALIRSFGPYFLIGSVFKLMQDAITFVNPQLLRMLISFTKEKDTPDWWGYLLAFLMFFTAILQTLILHRHFQYCFVTGMNVRTALIGAIYRKALVITNAAKRSSTVGEIVNLMSVDAQRFMDLTTFLNMLWSAPLQIILALYFLWQNLGPSVLAGVAVMVMLIPFNAFIAMKTRGYQVEQMQHKDARIKLMSEILNGIKVLKLYAWENSFKDKVLAIRQKELTVLRKTAYLGALSTMAWTSAPFLVALTTFAVYVTVDENNVLDAERAFVSLSLFNILRFPLNMLPQVISSLVQASVSLKRIQNFLSHDELDPTSVDRKNTSSAFAVSVVNGKFTWAKEDQPVLHNINVMVPPGSLVAIVGHVGCGKSSLISALLGDMEKLEGEVSVRGSVAYVPQQAWIQNATLRDNILFGNTFNECKYHRVLEACALTQDLKVLPGGDMTEIGEKGINLSGGQRQRVSLARALYSGADVYLLDDPLSAVDAHVSKHIFDNLIGPEGILKGKTRVLVTHGISYLPQVDNIVVMVDGRVSEMGSYQELLKQNGAFAEFLRNYAMDDIIEEDEATEDLMEDELFPDDVLSNHHTDMVDNEPTVNEAKKTFMRQISIMSGDSENLRCRSVRRHGCSQRKHPEAQEKKSPEMEKLIQAETAETGRVKTKVFLEYAKAVGLVLSVIICLLYGCQSAAAIGANIWLSRWTDDASTNSTKENVQMRVGVYAALGIAQGVLVLVNCLLCRAYSMLQAAKLTHQNMLQGVLRAPQAFFESTPTGRLLNRFSKDVDAIDTHIPDNIDIWMRTFWYTLNVLLICSALTPMLLIVIAPLMVFYWWVQRFYVATSRQLKRLESVSRSPIYSHFSETITGASVIRAYGRDNTFVLMSDMKVDENQKSYYPGIVSNRWLGVRIEFIGNCIVLFAAFFAVMGKEHLNPGLVGLSVSYALQVTMSLNWMVRMTSDLENNIVAVERVKEYSETKTEAPWEVENKKPPPEWPMEGNVEFSKYSVRYREGLDLVLRNITLNVKGGEKIGIVGRTGAGKSSMTLCLFRLLEAAGGEITIDNVKISEIGLHDLRSKLTIIPQEPVLFSGTLRMNLDPFDKYSDEEVWKALEHSHLNRFVSNQPAKLDMECSEGGENLSVGQRQLVCLARALLRKTRILILDEATAAIDLETDDLIQSTIRTQFQDCTVFTIAHRLNTIMDYTRVLVLDKGQIAEFDTPTNLLSQRGIFYGMAKDAGLVQ, encoded by the exons GCGTTTGGCTTGTTGCTCTGGATTGTGTGTTGGATAGACCTCTTCTACACATTCTACGAGATGCGGCTGAGTCACAGCCGGCCCCCCATCTATTTCATCACCCCGCTGGTGCTCGGGATGACTATG CTGTTGGCCACGTTTCTGATCCAGTACGAGAGGTTACGCGGGGTTCAGTCCTCAGGGGTCCTCTTCATCTTCTGGTTCCTGTCTGTGCTGTGCGCCATCGTGCCTTTCCGCTCCAAGATCCTCAAGGCCTACAGCCAG ACTGACGTTCCCGACAAGCTGCGTTTCACCACCTTCTATTTCTACTTCGGCCTCATTCTCTTAGAGCTCATCCTCTGCTGCTTCAACGAGAAACCTCCTCTCTTCTCCAGTGTTGTCACCGACCCC AATCCGTGCCCTGAAACTACAGCGGGCTTTTTATCCACCGTTACCTTCTGGTGGTTCACAAG TTTAGCCATCAAAGGTTACAAAGTACCCCTTGAAGCCAAAGACCTGTGGTCTCTGAACCAGCGCGACAGCTCCGGGAACATGGTGCCTAAACTCCTAAAGGAGTGGGATAAGGAGCAAGCCAAGGCCAAGAG CAGCGAACAGAGTCTGACCAGCCAGGCAGTGTATGCTAAGCCCCAATCATCGACCACCAACCACGTCTCAGGAGGAACTGGGGCAAATGAAAGCAGCCCAGAGGAAGCGGAGGTGCTGCTGTCCAGTCACCAAGCAGCTCCCCATCAGCCATCCTTCCTGCGTGCCCTCATCAGATCCTTCGGCCCCTACTTTCTGATCGGCTCAGTCTTCAAGCTCATGCAGGATGCCATCACCTTCGTCAACCCTCAGCTGCTtag AATGTTGATCTCCTTCACAAAAGAGAAGGACACTCCTGATTGGTGGGGTTACCTGCTGGCCTTCCTCATGTTCTTCACAGCCATACTGCAAACCCTCATCCTCCACCGGCACTTCCAGTACTGTTTCGTCACTGGCATGAACGTCCGGACAGCCCTCATAGGAGCCATCTACAGGAAG gcCCTGGTGATAACAAATGCTGCGAAGCGTTCATCTACAGTGGGAGAAATAGTGAATCTGATGTCTGTTGATGCGCAAAGGTTCATGGATCTCACGACCTTCCTCAACATGCTGTGGTCTGCTCCTCTGCAAATTATCCTTGCACTTTATTTCCTCTGGCAG AACCTTGGTCCATCTGTGCTCGCTGGAGTGGCTGTCATGGTCATGCTCATCCCCTTTAATGCTTTCATCGCCATGAAGACACGAGGCTATCAG GTGGAACAGATGCAGCACAAGGACGCTCGTATCAAACTGATGAGTGAGATTCTTAATGGCATCAAAGTCCTGAAGCTGTATGCCTGGGAGAACTCCTTCAAAGATAAGGTCCTGGCCATTCGGCAGAAGGAACTCACTGTCCTCCGAAAGACGGCCTACCTGGGCGCGCTCTCCACGATGGCCTGGACCAGTGCCCCATTCCTT GTTGCCTTGACAACATTTGCTGTGTATGTCACCGTGGATGAGAACAACGTGCTGGACGCAGAGAGGGCCTTTGTGTCTCTCTCCCTTTTCAACATCCTGCGATTTCCTCTGAACATGCTTCCTCAAGTGATCAGCAGCCTCGTTCAG GCCAGTGTTTCACTGAAGCGAATCCAAAATTTCCTTAGTCACGATGAGTTGGACCCGACCTCGGTGGACAGAAAGAATACCAGCTCAG CGTTTGCTGTCTCAGTAGTCAATGGGAAATTCACGTGGGCCAAAGAAGATCAACCTGTTCTCCACAA CATTAATGTGATGGTGCCCCCGGGCTCCCTGGTGGCCATCGTGGGCCACGTTGGCTGTGGGAAGTCCTCCCTGATCTCTGCACTGCTGGGTGATATGGAGAAACTGGAAGGCGAAGTTTCTGTTCGG GGATCAGTGGCCTATGTTCCCCAGCAGGCCTGGATACAGAATGCCACCCTGCGGGACAATATTCTGTTCGGGAACACCTTCAACGAGTGTAAATACCACCGTGTTCTGGAAGCCTGTGCCTTAACACAAGATCTGAAAGTTCTGCCTGGAGGAGACATGACAGAGATTGGagagaag GGCATCAACCTCTCCGGTGGTCAGAGACAGAGGGTGAGCTTGGCTCGAGCTCTGTACAGCGGCGCGGACGTCTACCTTCTGGACGACCCGCTGTCTGCGGTGGACGCCCACGTGTCCAAACACATCTTCGACAACCTTATAGGTCCAGAGGGTATTTTGAAGGGCAAG ACTCGCGTCCTGGTGACACACGGCATCAGCTACCTGCCTCAGGTGGACAACATAGTGGTGATGGTGGATGGCAGGGTGTCGGAGATGGGCTCCTATCAGGAGCTGCTCAAACAGAACGGAGCCTTCGCAGAGTTTCTCAGGAACTACGCTATGGATGACATCATAGAGGAGGACGAAGCCACTG AGGATTTAATGGAAGACGAGTTATTCCCCGACGACGTGCTTAGCAACCACCACACAGACATGGTGGATAATGAACCCACTGTCAACGAAGCAAAGAAAACTTTCATGAG GCAGATCAGCATCATGTCTGGAGACAGTGAGAACCTCAGGTGTCGCTCAGTCAGGAGACACGGCTGCAGCCAGAGGAAGCATCCAGAGGCTCAGGAGAAGAAGTCCCCAGAGATGGAAAAGCTCATCCAGGCAGAGACGGCAGAAACAGGCCGG GTAAAAACCAAAGTGTTTCTGGAGTACGCGAAGGCCGTAGGACTTGTGCTGTCAGTGATCATTTGCCTGCTGTACGGCTGCCAGAGTGCCGCCGCCATCGGAGCGAACATCTGGCTCAGCCGGTGGACCGACGACGCGTCGACAAATAGtaccaaagaaaatgttcaaatgaGGGTGGGGGTGTACGCGGCTCTGGGCATTGCACAAG GTGTGCTGGTTTTGGTTAACTGCCTGTTGTGCCGGGCCTACAGTATGCTGCAAGCGGCCAAGCTCACACACCAGAACATGCTGCAGGGGGTCCTGCGAGCTCCGCAGGCCTTCTTCGAAAGCACCCCGACTGGGCGGTTACTGAACCGCTTCAGCAAAGACGTGGATGCTATAGACACCCATATCCCAGATAATATTGACATATGGATGCGCACTTTCTGGTACACACTGAATGTGCTGCTCATATGCTCTGCCCTCACCCCAATGTTGCTCATAGTCATAGCCCCGTTAATGGTGTTCTATTGGTGGGTTCAG AGATTTTACGTTGCCACGTCGCGGCAGCTTAAGCGTCTGGAGTCGGTCAGCCGCTCTCCAATATACTCCCATTTCTCTGAGACCATCACTGGCGCTAGCGTAATCCGAGCCTATGGCAGAGACAATACCTTTGTTCTGATGAGTGATATGAAAGTGGACGAGAACCAAAAGAGTTACTACCCTGGTATAGTGTCCAACAG GTGGCTCGGAGTACGTATCGAGTTCATCGGAAACTGCATCGTGTTGTTTGCCGCTTTCTTCGCTGTGATGGGAAAGGAACATCTGAACCCCGGCCTTGTGGGCCTGTCGGTGTCATACGCCCTCCAG GTGACCATGTCTCTGAACTGGATGGTCCGGATGACTTCAGACCTGGAGAACAACATAGTGGCCGTGGAGAGAGTGAAGGAATACTCAGAAACCAAGACTGAG GCCCCATGGGAGGTGGAGAACAAGAAGCCCCCCCCTGAATGGCCCATGGAGGGGAACGTGGAGTTCAGCAAATACAGCGTTCGGTACCGTGAGGGTCTGGACCTCGTCCTGAGGAACATCACGCTGAACGTCAAGGGAGGAGAGAAG ATCGGCATCGTGGGGCGCACAGGAGCCGGGAAGTCTTCCATGACGCTATGCCTCTTCAGACTGCTGGAAGCTGCTGGAGGGGAGATCACCATTGACAACGTGAAGATATCAGAGATAGGTCTGCATGACCTGAGGTCCAAACTCACCATCATTCCACAG GAGCCCGTGCTGTTCTCTGGGACGTTGCGGATGAACCTGGACCCCTTTGATAAGTACAGTGACGAAGAGGTGTGGAAGGCCCTGGAACACTCTCACCTCAACCGGTTTGTCAGCAACCAGCCGGCAAAACTGGACATGGAGTGTTCGGAGGGAGGAGAGAACCTCAG TGTGGGTCAGCGGCAGCTGGTGTGTTTGGCCCGCGCTCTTCTGAGGAAGACCAGAATCCTCATCCTGGATGAAGCTACAGCTGCTATCGACTTGGAGACAGACGATCTCATCCAGTCCACCATCAGGACTCAATTTCAAGACTGCACCGTCTTCACCATCGCACACAGACTTAACACTATCATGGACTACACAAG
- the abcc3 gene encoding canalicular multispecific organic anion transporter 2 isoform X2 — MERLCGAKLPFWVANETFHRDRPDLSECFQLSVLAWLPCIFLWAAFPCYFYYLRRSKRGYIMMSLLNRFKTAFGLLLWIVCWIDLFYTFYEMRLSHSRPPIYFITPLVLGMTMLLATFLIQYERLRGVQSSGVLFIFWFLSVLCAIVPFRSKILKAYSQTDVPDKLRFTTFYFYFGLILLELILCCFNEKPPLFSSVVTDPNPCPETTAGFLSTVTFWWFTSLAIKGYKVPLEAKDLWSLNQRDSSGNMVPKLLKEWDKEQAKAKSSEQSLTSQAVYAKPQSSTTNHVSGGTGANESSPEEAEVLLSSHQAAPHQPSFLRALIRSFGPYFLIGSVFKLMQDAITFVNPQLLRMLISFTKEKDTPDWWGYLLAFLMFFTAILQTLILHRHFQYCFVTGMNVRTALIGAIYRKALVITNAAKRSSTVGEIVNLMSVDAQRFMDLTTFLNMLWSAPLQIILALYFLWQNLGPSVLAGVAVMVMLIPFNAFIAMKTRGYQVEQMQHKDARIKLMSEILNGIKVLKLYAWENSFKDKVLAIRQKELTVLRKTAYLGALSTMAWTSAPFLVALTTFAVYVTVDENNVLDAERAFVSLSLFNILRFPLNMLPQVISSLVQASVSLKRIQNFLSHDELDPTSVDRKNTSSAFAVSVVNGKFTWAKEDQPVLHNINVMVPPGSLVAIVGHVGCGKSSLISALLGDMEKLEGEVSVRGSVAYVPQQAWIQNATLRDNILFGNTFNECKYHRVLEACALTQDLKVLPGGDMTEIGEKGINLSGGQRQRVSLARALYSGADVYLLDDPLSAVDAHVSKHIFDNLIGPEGILKGKTRVLVTHGISYLPQVDNIVVMVDGRVSEMGSYQELLKQNGAFAEFLRNYAMDDIIEEDEATEDLMEDELFPDDVLSNHHTDMVDNEPTVNEAKKTFMRQISIMSGDSENLRCRSVRRHGCSQRKHPEAQEKKSPEMEKLIQAETAETGRVKTKVFLEYAKAVGLVLSVIICLLYGCQSAAAIGANIWLSRWTDDASTNSTKENVQMRVGVYAALGIAQGILVMLSSFTLAMGNIGAAKKLHFNLLINKLHTPQSFFDTTPIGRIINRFSKDIYVIDEALPSTVLMFLGTFFLSLSTMIVIISSTPYFALVIAPLAFIYVFVQRFYVATSRQLKRLESVSRSPIYSHFSETITGASVIRAYGRDNTFVLMSDMKVDENQKSYYPGIVSNRWLGVRIEFIGNCIVLFAAFFAVMGKEHLNPGLVGLSVSYALQVTMSLNWMVRMTSDLENNIVAVERVKEYSETKTEAPWEVENKKPPPEWPMEGNVEFSKYSVRYREGLDLVLRNITLNVKGGEKIGIVGRTGAGKSSMTLCLFRLLEAAGGEITIDNVKISEIGLHDLRSKLTIIPQEPVLFSGTLRMNLDPFDKYSDEEVWKALEHSHLNRFVSNQPAKLDMECSEGGENLSVGQRQLVCLARALLRKTRILILDEATAAIDLETDDLIQSTIRTQFQDCTVFTIAHRLNTIMDYTRVLVLDKGQIAEFDTPTNLLSQRGIFYGMAKDAGLVQ, encoded by the exons GCGTTTGGCTTGTTGCTCTGGATTGTGTGTTGGATAGACCTCTTCTACACATTCTACGAGATGCGGCTGAGTCACAGCCGGCCCCCCATCTATTTCATCACCCCGCTGGTGCTCGGGATGACTATG CTGTTGGCCACGTTTCTGATCCAGTACGAGAGGTTACGCGGGGTTCAGTCCTCAGGGGTCCTCTTCATCTTCTGGTTCCTGTCTGTGCTGTGCGCCATCGTGCCTTTCCGCTCCAAGATCCTCAAGGCCTACAGCCAG ACTGACGTTCCCGACAAGCTGCGTTTCACCACCTTCTATTTCTACTTCGGCCTCATTCTCTTAGAGCTCATCCTCTGCTGCTTCAACGAGAAACCTCCTCTCTTCTCCAGTGTTGTCACCGACCCC AATCCGTGCCCTGAAACTACAGCGGGCTTTTTATCCACCGTTACCTTCTGGTGGTTCACAAG TTTAGCCATCAAAGGTTACAAAGTACCCCTTGAAGCCAAAGACCTGTGGTCTCTGAACCAGCGCGACAGCTCCGGGAACATGGTGCCTAAACTCCTAAAGGAGTGGGATAAGGAGCAAGCCAAGGCCAAGAG CAGCGAACAGAGTCTGACCAGCCAGGCAGTGTATGCTAAGCCCCAATCATCGACCACCAACCACGTCTCAGGAGGAACTGGGGCAAATGAAAGCAGCCCAGAGGAAGCGGAGGTGCTGCTGTCCAGTCACCAAGCAGCTCCCCATCAGCCATCCTTCCTGCGTGCCCTCATCAGATCCTTCGGCCCCTACTTTCTGATCGGCTCAGTCTTCAAGCTCATGCAGGATGCCATCACCTTCGTCAACCCTCAGCTGCTtag AATGTTGATCTCCTTCACAAAAGAGAAGGACACTCCTGATTGGTGGGGTTACCTGCTGGCCTTCCTCATGTTCTTCACAGCCATACTGCAAACCCTCATCCTCCACCGGCACTTCCAGTACTGTTTCGTCACTGGCATGAACGTCCGGACAGCCCTCATAGGAGCCATCTACAGGAAG gcCCTGGTGATAACAAATGCTGCGAAGCGTTCATCTACAGTGGGAGAAATAGTGAATCTGATGTCTGTTGATGCGCAAAGGTTCATGGATCTCACGACCTTCCTCAACATGCTGTGGTCTGCTCCTCTGCAAATTATCCTTGCACTTTATTTCCTCTGGCAG AACCTTGGTCCATCTGTGCTCGCTGGAGTGGCTGTCATGGTCATGCTCATCCCCTTTAATGCTTTCATCGCCATGAAGACACGAGGCTATCAG GTGGAACAGATGCAGCACAAGGACGCTCGTATCAAACTGATGAGTGAGATTCTTAATGGCATCAAAGTCCTGAAGCTGTATGCCTGGGAGAACTCCTTCAAAGATAAGGTCCTGGCCATTCGGCAGAAGGAACTCACTGTCCTCCGAAAGACGGCCTACCTGGGCGCGCTCTCCACGATGGCCTGGACCAGTGCCCCATTCCTT GTTGCCTTGACAACATTTGCTGTGTATGTCACCGTGGATGAGAACAACGTGCTGGACGCAGAGAGGGCCTTTGTGTCTCTCTCCCTTTTCAACATCCTGCGATTTCCTCTGAACATGCTTCCTCAAGTGATCAGCAGCCTCGTTCAG GCCAGTGTTTCACTGAAGCGAATCCAAAATTTCCTTAGTCACGATGAGTTGGACCCGACCTCGGTGGACAGAAAGAATACCAGCTCAG CGTTTGCTGTCTCAGTAGTCAATGGGAAATTCACGTGGGCCAAAGAAGATCAACCTGTTCTCCACAA CATTAATGTGATGGTGCCCCCGGGCTCCCTGGTGGCCATCGTGGGCCACGTTGGCTGTGGGAAGTCCTCCCTGATCTCTGCACTGCTGGGTGATATGGAGAAACTGGAAGGCGAAGTTTCTGTTCGG GGATCAGTGGCCTATGTTCCCCAGCAGGCCTGGATACAGAATGCCACCCTGCGGGACAATATTCTGTTCGGGAACACCTTCAACGAGTGTAAATACCACCGTGTTCTGGAAGCCTGTGCCTTAACACAAGATCTGAAAGTTCTGCCTGGAGGAGACATGACAGAGATTGGagagaag GGCATCAACCTCTCCGGTGGTCAGAGACAGAGGGTGAGCTTGGCTCGAGCTCTGTACAGCGGCGCGGACGTCTACCTTCTGGACGACCCGCTGTCTGCGGTGGACGCCCACGTGTCCAAACACATCTTCGACAACCTTATAGGTCCAGAGGGTATTTTGAAGGGCAAG ACTCGCGTCCTGGTGACACACGGCATCAGCTACCTGCCTCAGGTGGACAACATAGTGGTGATGGTGGATGGCAGGGTGTCGGAGATGGGCTCCTATCAGGAGCTGCTCAAACAGAACGGAGCCTTCGCAGAGTTTCTCAGGAACTACGCTATGGATGACATCATAGAGGAGGACGAAGCCACTG AGGATTTAATGGAAGACGAGTTATTCCCCGACGACGTGCTTAGCAACCACCACACAGACATGGTGGATAATGAACCCACTGTCAACGAAGCAAAGAAAACTTTCATGAG GCAGATCAGCATCATGTCTGGAGACAGTGAGAACCTCAGGTGTCGCTCAGTCAGGAGACACGGCTGCAGCCAGAGGAAGCATCCAGAGGCTCAGGAGAAGAAGTCCCCAGAGATGGAAAAGCTCATCCAGGCAGAGACGGCAGAAACAGGCCGG GTAAAAACCAAAGTGTTTCTGGAGTACGCGAAGGCCGTAGGACTTGTGCTGTCAGTGATCATTTGCCTGCTGTACGGCTGCCAGAGTGCCGCCGCCATCGGAGCGAACATCTGGCTCAGCCGGTGGACCGACGACGCGTCGACAAATAGtaccaaagaaaatgttcaaatgaGGGTGGGGGTGTACGCGGCTCTGGGCATTGCACAAG GTATCCTGGTCATGCTCTCTTCCTTCACTCTAGCCATGGGGAACATCGGCGCAGCCAAGAAGCTGCACTTTAACCTGCTCATCAACAAACTTCACACCCCCCAGTCTTTCTTTGACACCACACCCATAGGACGGATCATCAACCGCTTCTCCAAAGACATCTACGTGATAGATGAGGCGCTGCCGTCCACCGTGCTCATGTTCCTCGGCACCTTCTTCCTTTCCCTCTCCACCATGATCGTTATCATTAGCAGCACACCCTACTTTGCCCTTGTCATTGCTCCCCTGGCTTTCATTTACGTCTTTGTCCAG AGATTTTACGTTGCCACGTCGCGGCAGCTTAAGCGTCTGGAGTCGGTCAGCCGCTCTCCAATATACTCCCATTTCTCTGAGACCATCACTGGCGCTAGCGTAATCCGAGCCTATGGCAGAGACAATACCTTTGTTCTGATGAGTGATATGAAAGTGGACGAGAACCAAAAGAGTTACTACCCTGGTATAGTGTCCAACAG GTGGCTCGGAGTACGTATCGAGTTCATCGGAAACTGCATCGTGTTGTTTGCCGCTTTCTTCGCTGTGATGGGAAAGGAACATCTGAACCCCGGCCTTGTGGGCCTGTCGGTGTCATACGCCCTCCAG GTGACCATGTCTCTGAACTGGATGGTCCGGATGACTTCAGACCTGGAGAACAACATAGTGGCCGTGGAGAGAGTGAAGGAATACTCAGAAACCAAGACTGAG GCCCCATGGGAGGTGGAGAACAAGAAGCCCCCCCCTGAATGGCCCATGGAGGGGAACGTGGAGTTCAGCAAATACAGCGTTCGGTACCGTGAGGGTCTGGACCTCGTCCTGAGGAACATCACGCTGAACGTCAAGGGAGGAGAGAAG ATCGGCATCGTGGGGCGCACAGGAGCCGGGAAGTCTTCCATGACGCTATGCCTCTTCAGACTGCTGGAAGCTGCTGGAGGGGAGATCACCATTGACAACGTGAAGATATCAGAGATAGGTCTGCATGACCTGAGGTCCAAACTCACCATCATTCCACAG GAGCCCGTGCTGTTCTCTGGGACGTTGCGGATGAACCTGGACCCCTTTGATAAGTACAGTGACGAAGAGGTGTGGAAGGCCCTGGAACACTCTCACCTCAACCGGTTTGTCAGCAACCAGCCGGCAAAACTGGACATGGAGTGTTCGGAGGGAGGAGAGAACCTCAG TGTGGGTCAGCGGCAGCTGGTGTGTTTGGCCCGCGCTCTTCTGAGGAAGACCAGAATCCTCATCCTGGATGAAGCTACAGCTGCTATCGACTTGGAGACAGACGATCTCATCCAGTCCACCATCAGGACTCAATTTCAAGACTGCACCGTCTTCACCATCGCACACAGACTTAACACTATCATGGACTACACAAG